In a single window of the Paenibacillus sp. MMS20-IR301 genome:
- a CDS encoding DUF58 domain-containing protein, with amino-acid sequence MRGILAGAAAVIQPRKFIGVLAIWVITLLYVLFQGGKTSFMLFIMVSVLILYLILGGLGGVRRARGTRSLHSEQDKPDLLYAGGYLRVKLNVTIPGFLPLPYVVVREILKRHNGESWVFEESLVPSLRGRGELLFQTPLLERGRYTFEDTDILSEDIFGLMEHKGSFKAEGQFRVLPRTVVIPRWELYERRARLSGPQASLLQSRRETTQINGVRDYVYGDRLTRIHWNATAKTGDWKSKEFEHESVPKTILVLDGSANAYYSSSQFELAVSIASSLLGFGIRERIGIGLCCLDKNTKIFSPAEGGAERQKMIQYMIDINAEGRGPLVTRLEKAQRMFPKGAYFVLISPQSGKPVLDTLSWADSRGMTPSHIHVLNPAAKSRGGDWLNVLRARGAAGYSVSTLHELPAVLGGDPVR; translated from the coding sequence ATGAGGGGGATTCTGGCGGGGGCGGCCGCTGTCATTCAGCCGAGGAAATTCATAGGCGTGCTTGCGATTTGGGTCATCACACTGCTCTATGTGCTGTTTCAGGGCGGCAAAACCTCGTTCATGCTGTTTATTATGGTATCCGTATTGATTCTATATCTAATCCTTGGAGGCCTTGGCGGTGTCCGGCGGGCGAGAGGCACACGGAGCCTCCACTCGGAGCAGGACAAACCGGATCTGCTCTATGCAGGCGGCTATCTGCGGGTGAAGCTGAATGTGACGATACCGGGTTTTCTGCCTCTGCCCTATGTGGTAGTCCGGGAAATTCTGAAGCGCCATAACGGGGAATCATGGGTGTTCGAGGAGAGTCTCGTGCCCAGCCTGAGAGGCCGGGGAGAGCTGTTGTTCCAGACACCGCTGCTGGAGCGGGGGCGTTATACCTTCGAGGATACGGATATCCTCAGTGAGGACATCTTCGGACTGATGGAGCACAAGGGCTCCTTCAAGGCCGAAGGCCAGTTCCGGGTGCTGCCCCGGACCGTTGTAATACCGCGCTGGGAGCTGTATGAGCGCAGAGCGCGCCTGTCCGGTCCGCAGGCATCCCTGCTGCAGTCACGGCGGGAGACCACGCAAATCAACGGTGTGCGTGATTATGTCTACGGAGACCGGCTGACCCGGATTCACTGGAATGCAACAGCGAAGACAGGTGACTGGAAGTCGAAGGAATTCGAACATGAATCCGTACCCAAGACCATTCTGGTGCTTGACGGCAGCGCGAATGCCTATTACAGCTCGTCACAATTCGAGCTGGCTGTCTCTATAGCGTCGTCGCTGCTCGGCTTCGGAATCCGGGAAAGGATCGGTATCGGCCTCTGCTGCCTGGACAAGAATACCAAAATATTCAGTCCTGCAGAAGGCGGGGCAGAGCGTCAGAAGATGATCCAATATATGATTGATATCAATGCGGAAGGCCGGGGACCGCTGGTAACCAGGCTGGAGAAGGCGCAGCGGATGTTTCCCAAAGGCGCGTATTTTGTACTGATCAGCCCGCAAAGCGGCAAGCCGGTACTGGATACGCTGAGCTGGGCAGACAGCCGGGGGATGACCCCTTCCCACATTCATGTCCTGAACCCTGCTGCGAAGAGCAGGGGCGGGGATTGGCTGAATGTGCTGAGGGCCCGCGGTGCCGCCGGCTATTCGGTCAGCACGCTTCATGAGCTCCCTGCGGTGCTTGGAGGTGATCCGGTCCGATGA
- a CDS encoding MoxR family ATPase: MPVRQESTQIMNAVRTNLESCILGKSFEIELLLTALLAGGHVLIEDVPGTGKTQLIRALSRSMSGEYRRIQCNPDILPSDITGVSVYHPRDEMFHFRPGPVMTNILLADEINRATTKTQSALLEVMEERNVTVDGETYPLPHPFMLCATQNPIDFEGTYTLPEAQLDRFMLRISLGYPDADTEKNLLITHQQGQPVDKLAPVTGMDTIAAIQEEIRDIYISELVLNYLLDIVRQTREHPLVLLGASPRASLSFMMACKAYAFLQGRDYVLPDDVKTLTPYALGHRILLRPESRLDNVSVDSLLQKLLQGIHVPVTMRQ, from the coding sequence ATGCCCGTACGTCAAGAATCTACGCAAATTATGAACGCTGTCCGCACTAATCTCGAATCCTGTATTCTCGGTAAAAGCTTTGAAATAGAACTGCTGCTTACCGCACTCCTTGCCGGCGGACATGTCCTGATCGAGGATGTTCCGGGGACGGGGAAAACCCAGCTGATCCGGGCACTGTCCCGGTCTATGTCCGGTGAATACCGCCGGATCCAGTGCAATCCTGATATTTTGCCGAGTGATATCACCGGTGTGTCTGTCTATCATCCGCGAGATGAGATGTTCCACTTCCGTCCCGGTCCGGTCATGACCAATATTCTGCTGGCCGATGAGATTAACCGGGCGACGACCAAGACACAGTCCGCACTGCTTGAGGTGATGGAGGAGCGCAATGTTACGGTTGACGGGGAGACCTATCCTCTGCCGCATCCGTTCATGCTCTGCGCCACCCAGAATCCGATAGATTTCGAAGGTACGTATACGCTTCCGGAGGCGCAGCTGGACCGCTTCATGCTGCGGATCAGCCTCGGGTACCCGGATGCGGATACAGAGAAGAATCTGCTGATTACCCATCAGCAGGGGCAGCCGGTGGACAAGCTGGCGCCGGTCACCGGTATGGACACAATTGCCGCCATCCAGGAGGAGATTCGGGACATTTATATCAGTGAGCTGGTCCTGAACTACCTGCTGGATATTGTGCGGCAGACGCGGGAGCACCCGCTGGTGCTGCTGGGCGCAAGCCCGCGGGCATCCCTGTCGTTCATGATGGCCTGCAAAGCCTATGCTTTTCTTCAGGGCCGCGATTATGTCCTGCCTGACGATGTGAAGACCCTTACCCCGTATGCGCTGGGACACCGCATTCTGCTGCGGCCGGAATCCCGCCTGGATAATGTCAGCGTGGACTCCCTGCTGCAGAAGCTGCTCCAGGGCATCCACGTGCCAGTGACGATGAGGCAATAA
- the spoVAE gene encoding stage V sporulation protein AE, whose product MIYLWAFLVGGAICVLGQLMFDVFKLTPAHTMSTLVVLGAVADAFGIYDPLVKFAGAGASVPITSFGNSLVHGALTELERDGWVGVVTGIFDVTSAGISSAIVFSFLAALVVRPKG is encoded by the coding sequence GTGATTTATTTGTGGGCTTTTCTGGTCGGGGGCGCGATTTGTGTGCTGGGGCAGCTGATGTTCGATGTGTTCAAGCTGACGCCGGCCCATACGATGAGTACGCTGGTTGTACTTGGTGCTGTAGCCGATGCGTTTGGAATCTATGACCCGCTGGTGAAGTTTGCCGGAGCGGGCGCAAGCGTTCCGATTACGAGCTTCGGTAACTCGCTGGTTCACGGCGCACTGACGGAGCTTGAGCGGGACGGCTGGGTCGGGGTAGTCACCGGGATTTTTGATGTAACCAGTGCCGGGATTTCCTCGGCGATTGTGTTCTCCTTCCTGGCGGCGCTCGTGGTGCGGCCGAAGGGGTAG
- the spoVAD gene encoding stage V sporulation protein AD, which yields MKQLGSQTWEFTNRPVILGSSAVVGPEEGEGPLVSSFDFVYDSLEMGEKTWEKAERALFEKASKLALMNANLEQEKLEFFVGGDLMNQIISSSFAARKLGVPYLGVFGACSTSMESLAIASMIVDSGGGKYALAGTSSHNCTVEKQFRYPTEYGSQKPPTAQYTVTGSGCAVVGVNDGTVKGPYVVSATLGRIMDLGLKDPFNMGTAMAPAAADTITAHFRDTGLSPGHYDLIVTGDLASVGLPIAKDLLAKEGIPMEQTVFNDCGLMIYDLDKQKYVIAGGSGCGCSAVVTYGHIMSRLKKGELKRVLIVATGALLSPLSYQQGESIPCVAHAVALESGGDEA from the coding sequence ATGAAGCAGCTTGGCAGTCAGACCTGGGAATTCACGAACCGGCCGGTCATACTTGGCTCTTCTGCAGTAGTAGGGCCGGAAGAGGGGGAGGGGCCCCTTGTTTCAAGCTTTGACTTTGTCTACGATTCGCTGGAGATGGGCGAGAAGACATGGGAGAAGGCAGAGCGGGCTTTATTTGAAAAAGCCTCCAAGCTCGCGCTCATGAACGCAAATCTGGAGCAGGAGAAGCTGGAGTTTTTTGTCGGCGGTGACCTGATGAACCAGATTATCAGCAGCTCGTTTGCAGCCCGTAAGCTTGGTGTGCCATACCTTGGCGTATTTGGCGCCTGCTCCACGTCCATGGAGAGCCTGGCAATTGCTTCGATGATTGTGGATTCCGGCGGCGGCAAATATGCGCTGGCCGGAACGTCCAGCCATAACTGTACCGTGGAGAAGCAGTTCCGTTATCCTACGGAATACGGCTCGCAGAAGCCGCCGACCGCACAGTACACCGTAACCGGTTCAGGCTGCGCCGTTGTCGGTGTCAATGACGGTACCGTTAAAGGCCCTTATGTAGTATCAGCTACGCTGGGGCGGATCATGGACCTTGGCCTGAAGGACCCGTTCAATATGGGAACGGCCATGGCACCGGCGGCTGCGGATACGATCACAGCCCATTTCCGTGATACGGGCTTGTCGCCCGGCCACTATGATCTGATTGTGACCGGTGATCTTGCGTCTGTAGGCCTGCCGATTGCCAAAGACCTGCTGGCTAAGGAAGGGATTCCGATGGAGCAGACGGTCTTTAATGACTGCGGCCTCATGATCTATGACCTGGACAAGCAGAAATACGTTATTGCCGGAGGCAGCGGCTGCGGATGTTCAGCGGTTGTGACTTACGGGCATATTATGAGCCGGCTGAAAAAGGGTGAGCTGAAGCGGGTGCTGATTGTGGCAACCGGAGCACTGCTCTCGCCGCTGTCCTATCAGCAGGGAGAGAGCATTCCTTGTGTAGCCCATGCGGTAGCCCTGGAGAGCGGAGGTGATGAAGCGTGA
- the spoVAC gene encoding stage V sporulation protein AC: MPAKTKKSGVKLRLDTLTPQDYEELSKPYVPSRPVFKNCIRAFLSGGLICVLGQGIQEAFMAIFDMSAREAASPTVAILILLSVILTSFGVYDKLAQWCGAGTAVPVTGFANSMCSAALEHRAEGLVLGVGGNMFKLAGSVIVFGVVAAFIVGVVYTVMGWGGAH, from the coding sequence TTGCCGGCAAAAACAAAGAAATCAGGCGTCAAGCTGCGGCTTGATACGTTGACCCCGCAGGACTATGAGGAGCTCTCCAAGCCTTATGTGCCGTCCCGCCCTGTATTCAAAAACTGTATCCGCGCCTTCCTATCAGGCGGTTTGATCTGCGTGCTTGGACAAGGTATCCAGGAAGCGTTCATGGCGATATTCGATATGAGCGCAAGAGAAGCGGCAAGCCCGACGGTGGCGATTCTGATTCTGCTCTCCGTTATTCTGACCAGCTTCGGTGTCTATGACAAGCTTGCCCAGTGGTGCGGCGCCGGTACGGCTGTGCCGGTTACAGGCTTTGCTAACAGTATGTGCTCCGCTGCGCTTGAACACCGGGCTGAGGGGCTTGTGCTTGGCGTCGGCGGCAATATGTTCAAGCTGGCCGGTTCCGTAATTGTGTTTGGTGTAGTCGCAGCTTTTATCGTAGGTGTAGTGTATACCGTTATGGGCTGGGGAGGTGCACATTAA
- a CDS encoding M42 family metallopeptidase: MNAETLDLFKTLTEFPSVPGFERELRAYVKEAMSPYTSEFVQDRLGSLFGVLRGEANGPKIMVAGHFDEVGFMVTGITDNGMIRFQPLGGWLASAVASQRLHIITPKGVLDGIVGSTPIHLLSAEERGKTGDIGKMYIDIGADSREEAQSFGVALGQQILPVCPFTPLANPKKIMAKAWDNRYGVGLAIELMKELHGKKLPNTVYSGATVQEEVGLRGARTAANLLAPDIFFGLDASAAADMTGDRNAFGQLGQGALLRILDPGMITHRGLVEYVKDTADTHRVKYQYFVSQGGTDAGAVHTSGIGIPSAVIGICSRYIHTASSIIHTDDYAAAKELLVKLIEGLDRTTLQTIIENS, translated from the coding sequence ATGAATGCAGAAACACTCGACTTGTTCAAAACCTTAACAGAATTCCCCTCAGTCCCGGGCTTCGAGCGCGAGCTGCGCGCTTATGTCAAGGAGGCCATGAGCCCATACACCAGCGAATTTGTCCAGGACCGCCTGGGCAGCCTGTTCGGCGTGCTGCGCGGAGAGGCAAACGGCCCGAAGATTATGGTCGCCGGCCACTTTGATGAAGTGGGCTTCATGGTTACAGGCATTACCGATAACGGCATGATCCGCTTCCAGCCGCTGGGCGGATGGCTGGCTTCGGCTGTGGCTTCACAGCGGCTGCACATCATTACGCCGAAGGGAGTGCTGGACGGCATTGTCGGCAGTACCCCGATTCACCTGCTGAGCGCGGAGGAGCGCGGCAAGACCGGTGATATCGGCAAAATGTACATCGACATCGGTGCGGACAGCCGTGAAGAAGCCCAGAGCTTCGGCGTGGCCCTGGGACAGCAGATCCTGCCGGTATGCCCGTTCACGCCGCTGGCTAATCCGAAGAAGATTATGGCCAAAGCCTGGGACAACCGCTACGGTGTGGGACTTGCGATTGAACTGATGAAGGAGCTGCACGGCAAGAAGCTGCCGAATACCGTCTATTCCGGTGCTACAGTACAGGAGGAAGTCGGCCTGCGCGGGGCGCGGACGGCGGCTAATCTGCTTGCTCCGGATATTTTCTTCGGGCTGGATGCCAGTGCGGCAGCCGATATGACCGGTGACCGGAACGCATTCGGCCAGCTTGGCCAGGGCGCGCTGCTGCGTATTCTCGATCCGGGGATGATTACCCACCGCGGGCTCGTTGAGTATGTTAAGGATACGGCGGATACCCACCGGGTCAAATACCAGTATTTTGTCTCCCAGGGCGGAACAGATGCCGGAGCGGTGCATACCAGCGGCATCGGCATACCTTCGGCTGTAATCGGCATCTGCTCGCGTTACATCCACACTGCATCCTCTATAATTCACACCGATGATTATGCCGCAGCCAAAGAGCTGCTGGTCAAACTCATCGAAGGTCTTGACCGGACTACCCTGCAGACCATTATCGAGAACAGCTGA
- a CDS encoding mannitol-1-phosphate 5-dehydrogenase — MKAVHFGAGNIGRGFIGLLLSQAGYEVCFVDVNEAFVSQLQERGEYPVTLASEGQETVIVQNVTALSSVTHAEEVAAAIAEADLVTTAVGVSILKHIAGTVAEGIKRRVAVSDRPLHVIACENAIGGSAQLKELVYAQLDEAARAKAETSVAFPNAAVDRIVPLQQHEDILKVVVEPFYEWVVDASQMIPGYTPVEGVHYVENLEPYIERKLFTVNTGHCSAAYLGFLQGYETIQQSMADEALTAKVREVLEETGAVLIQKHGFDAAEHSKYIDKILERFRNPALTDEVSRVGRSPLRKLSPSDRLVSPALQAYDRGLSYAALARSMAGALLFKASDDPEAVELQAAIAELGAEAALAKYTGLAADHPVHQAAMEQYNKLK, encoded by the coding sequence ATGAAGGCTGTCCATTTCGGAGCGGGAAATATCGGCAGAGGCTTCATCGGACTGCTGCTCTCGCAGGCAGGGTACGAGGTATGCTTCGTGGACGTGAACGAGGCCTTTGTATCCCAGCTGCAGGAGCGCGGAGAGTATCCGGTGACGCTGGCCAGCGAGGGGCAAGAAACTGTTATCGTTCAAAATGTTACTGCACTGAGCAGTGTTACGCATGCTGAAGAAGTAGCGGCTGCGATTGCAGAAGCGGATCTCGTTACAACCGCTGTCGGTGTATCCATTCTTAAGCATATCGCCGGTACAGTAGCAGAGGGGATTAAACGCCGTGTTGCCGTGTCTGACAGACCGCTGCATGTCATTGCCTGCGAGAATGCCATCGGCGGCAGCGCCCAGCTGAAAGAGCTGGTATATGCACAGCTGGATGAAGCGGCCCGTGCCAAGGCGGAGACTTCAGTAGCCTTCCCTAACGCGGCTGTAGACCGGATTGTTCCGCTGCAGCAGCATGAGGATATACTCAAGGTGGTCGTAGAGCCGTTCTATGAATGGGTTGTAGATGCCTCTCAGATGATCCCGGGCTATACGCCAGTTGAAGGCGTACACTACGTAGAGAATCTGGAGCCGTATATCGAGCGCAAGCTGTTCACGGTGAATACCGGACATTGTTCCGCGGCATACCTGGGCTTCCTGCAGGGCTACGAGACGATTCAGCAGTCCATGGCCGATGAGGCCCTGACCGCCAAGGTCCGTGAAGTGCTGGAAGAAACCGGTGCGGTGCTGATTCAGAAGCATGGCTTCGATGCGGCAGAGCACAGCAAGTATATCGATAAAATCCTGGAGCGCTTCCGCAATCCGGCGCTGACCGATGAAGTCTCCCGAGTTGGCCGTTCGCCGCTGCGCAAGCTTTCGCCGAGTGACCGCCTTGTATCGCCGGCATTGCAGGCCTATGACCGGGGGCTGAGCTATGCTGCACTGGCCCGTTCCATGGCCGGGGCACTGCTGTTCAAAGCCTCCGATGATCCGGAAGCGGTAGAGCTGCAGGCTGCGATTGCCGAGCTTGGAGCGGAAGCGGCTCTGGCGAAGTATACAGGCCTTGCTGCGGATCATCCGGTACATCAGGCTGCGATGGAGCAGTATAATAAGCTGAAATAA
- a CDS encoding PTS sugar transporter subunit IIA, which yields MSILSESKVIMHGAAKDKYEAITMAGKLLVDAGHVTEEYVPKMLEREEVVSTYMGGGLAIPHGTKEGRPFIKSTGLSIIRFPEGVDFGGDEPAFVVIGIAAAGDGHMEVLTNVAMIFTEEDAIERVMNAPTAADVIAIFEGGME from the coding sequence ATGAGTATACTGTCAGAAAGTAAAGTAATCATGCACGGTGCCGCTAAAGACAAATATGAAGCGATCACTATGGCGGGCAAGCTGCTTGTCGATGCAGGACATGTAACAGAAGAATACGTTCCTAAGATGCTGGAGCGTGAAGAAGTGGTATCCACTTATATGGGCGGAGGCCTCGCGATTCCACACGGAACCAAGGAAGGCCGTCCGTTCATCAAATCCACTGGCTTGTCTATCATCCGTTTTCCGGAAGGGGTAGACTTCGGCGGGGATGAGCCTGCATTTGTAGTCATCGGGATCGCGGCAGCAGGCGACGGACATATGGAGGTCCTGACCAATGTAGCGATGATTTTCACCGAAGAGGATGCAATTGAACGGGTAATGAATGCACCAACCGCCGCTGATGTTATTGCCATCTTCGAAGGAGGCATGGAATAA
- a CDS encoding BglG family transcription antiterminator encodes MRKITARQRQIIWLLLGVSGEITAAEIAEATGVSVRTVHREMEDIESALKNFGVNLIKKSGKGIQLSGPEAGLAELRLFLREEKPAEYSGEDRKVYELCALLEAEEPVKLFTLAHSLKVTVATVSYDLDELEQWVRKFGLELVRRRGYGVEITGSELDKRRAIGRLAAEHLDLSDLVGHGSLAQSNPVFRVLLSTVGKTNLMDVENTLWDMEWKWTAELPEIVYMEMLLGLAVTTRRIEIGRSIDSGEEAGYSRMSDHRNIAGSESFVQQLGDSLGIDIPRAEILYIAGLFDRVQDSFSSAGFAYGDIELMEIVYRLTESVVKRTGLPFQSDRSLREGLLEHIDPALKRIREGTRIRNPLLGPIRRDYEYLFNIVRTSVEDMKLDLEIPDEEIGFLVMHFGASVERLNQLRRNVRAILVCASGLSSSRLLATRLTKEMPQIEILGNISWYEAARLPDVEYDLIISTIDLPIDKERYIKISPLLTGEEIEKLLNYIQNTTLREREAVPAGDQDRAVREEASLERLKSYKGILDEMVSLLDRFRFHPVDNKDMDLSSTLAGMLELLGGSGVIGDADIVLERLLERERMTSQVIPDTALALFHTRSSHIHLSSLTLYRLRQPVILEGDTEVRVILLMLAPRRLSKESLEVLSEISALLLNSELVKLLEERTEPEIRRYLSSELLHFFQNKI; translated from the coding sequence ATGAGGAAAATTACCGCGAGACAGCGCCAGATCATATGGCTTCTGCTCGGAGTCAGCGGGGAAATCACCGCCGCTGAAATTGCCGAGGCTACCGGTGTAAGCGTACGGACGGTTCACCGGGAGATGGAAGACATTGAGTCTGCGCTGAAGAATTTCGGTGTGAATCTGATCAAAAAATCAGGGAAAGGCATACAATTGAGCGGCCCAGAGGCCGGTCTTGCGGAGCTGCGCCTGTTTTTGCGGGAAGAAAAGCCGGCGGAGTATTCCGGAGAGGACCGCAAGGTGTATGAGCTCTGCGCCCTGCTGGAGGCGGAGGAGCCCGTGAAGCTGTTCACGCTCGCCCATTCCCTTAAGGTGACCGTGGCCACCGTCAGCTATGATCTTGACGAGCTGGAGCAATGGGTCCGTAAATTCGGCCTGGAGCTGGTCCGCAGAAGAGGATACGGCGTCGAAATTACGGGCAGCGAGCTCGATAAGCGCCGGGCCATCGGCAGGCTGGCTGCCGAGCATCTTGACCTGTCCGATCTGGTCGGCCACGGTTCTCTGGCGCAGAGCAATCCGGTCTTTCGCGTCCTGCTCTCTACAGTGGGCAAGACCAATCTCATGGATGTAGAGAATACACTATGGGACATGGAATGGAAATGGACGGCGGAGCTTCCGGAAATCGTCTATATGGAAATGCTGCTGGGCCTGGCCGTGACAACACGGCGGATTGAAATCGGCCGGAGCATTGACAGCGGGGAAGAAGCCGGTTACTCCAGAATGTCCGATCACCGCAACATTGCCGGGTCCGAGAGCTTTGTCCAGCAGCTGGGGGATTCCCTCGGCATAGACATTCCCCGGGCAGAGATTCTGTACATTGCCGGGCTGTTCGACCGGGTGCAGGATTCATTCTCTTCCGCCGGCTTTGCATACGGCGACATTGAATTAATGGAAATTGTCTATAGGCTGACAGAGAGTGTGGTTAAGCGCACCGGGCTTCCTTTCCAAAGCGACCGTTCCCTGCGCGAAGGGCTGCTGGAGCATATTGATCCGGCCCTGAAGCGGATCCGTGAAGGCACCCGGATCCGCAATCCGCTGCTCGGCCCAATCCGCAGGGATTATGAATACCTGTTCAACATCGTCCGCACCTCAGTGGAGGATATGAAGCTTGACCTGGAGATTCCGGATGAGGAAATCGGTTTTCTGGTCATGCATTTTGGAGCTTCTGTAGAGCGGCTTAACCAGCTTAGGCGCAACGTCCGCGCCATACTGGTCTGTGCCAGCGGGCTTAGCTCATCCCGGCTGCTCGCGACCCGGCTGACCAAGGAGATGCCGCAGATTGAGATACTCGGCAATATTTCCTGGTATGAAGCCGCAAGGCTGCCGGATGTTGAATATGATCTCATCATCTCAACGATAGATTTGCCGATTGATAAGGAACGATATATCAAAATCAGCCCCCTGCTCACAGGGGAAGAAATAGAGAAGCTGTTAAATTATATCCAGAACACTACGCTGAGGGAACGGGAAGCCGTGCCGGCCGGTGATCAGGACCGCGCTGTGCGGGAAGAAGCTTCGCTTGAGCGGCTGAAGAGCTATAAGGGTATCCTTGATGAAATGGTCAGCCTGCTGGACCGCTTCCGGTTCCATCCGGTTGACAACAAGGATATGGACCTGTCTTCGACACTTGCCGGGATGCTTGAACTGCTGGGCGGAAGCGGCGTAATCGGGGATGCGGATATTGTGCTTGAGCGTCTGCTGGAGCGGGAGAGGATGACCAGCCAGGTGATCCCGGATACCGCTCTGGCCCTATTCCACACGCGGAGCAGCCATATCCATCTATCCTCGCTTACGCTGTACCGGCTTCGTCAGCCCGTGATTCTGGAGGGGGATACTGAGGTCAGGGTAATACTGCTTATGCTCGCTCCCCGCAGGCTGTCCAAGGAGAGCCTGGAGGTACTGAGCGAGATCAGCGCTTTGCTGCTTAATTCGGAACTGGTAAAATTACTGGAGGAGCGTACGGAGCCGGAGATTCGGAGATATCTGTCCTCAGAGCTGCTTCATTTTTTCCAAAATAAAATTTGA
- a CDS encoding PTS mannitol transporter subunit IICBA, producing MATTATTQTSSGGARVRVQQFGRMLSGMVMPNIGAFIAWGLITALFIPTGWIPNETLATLVGPIITYLLPLLIGYTGGQMVHGKRGAVIGALVTMGVIVGTTIPMFLGAMIVGPLAAWILKQFDKAVDGKIKAGFEMLVNNFSLGIIGGVLTLGALKGVGPLVQGLTNILSNGVEFLVNHNLLPLINIIIEPAKVLFLNNAINHGVLGPIALEESQRVGKSILFMLESNPGPGLGILLAYWLVGKGSAKSSAPGAVIIHFLGGIHEIYFPYILMNPRLILAVIGGGVSGTATFQMLGAGLVASPSPGSIFAYFAMTPKGGYFPMLAGVIVATVVSFALAALLLKTVKKNDEEEMDLEEATAKVKDMKASGTAAQTAATATAAANVRAKGNVNKIVFACDAGMGSSAMGASVLRKKLQSAGVNITVVNSAVSEIPADADIVITQKTLTDRAIASNPSAEHISIDNFLKSPKYDELVERLK from the coding sequence ATGGCCACAACGGCAACAACGCAAACTTCATCCGGTGGTGCAAGGGTGAGGGTTCAGCAATTTGGACGCATGCTCAGCGGCATGGTTATGCCGAATATCGGCGCATTCATCGCTTGGGGGTTAATTACAGCATTATTCATTCCAACCGGCTGGATTCCAAATGAAACGCTGGCAACCCTGGTAGGCCCGATTATCACCTACCTGCTGCCGCTGCTGATCGGTTACACAGGCGGTCAGATGGTTCACGGCAAACGTGGTGCTGTAATCGGTGCACTAGTAACGATGGGGGTTATCGTAGGAACAACTATTCCAATGTTCCTGGGTGCCATGATCGTTGGTCCGCTGGCAGCTTGGATTCTGAAGCAATTTGACAAAGCGGTTGACGGCAAAATCAAAGCCGGCTTCGAAATGCTTGTCAATAACTTCTCGCTCGGTATTATCGGCGGTGTCTTGACGCTAGGAGCGCTTAAGGGCGTTGGACCTCTGGTTCAAGGTTTGACCAACATTTTGTCCAATGGTGTTGAATTCCTGGTTAACCATAACCTGCTGCCGCTCATCAACATTATCATTGAGCCAGCGAAGGTATTGTTCCTGAACAATGCAATCAACCATGGGGTACTTGGACCGATTGCGCTTGAAGAATCTCAAAGAGTCGGCAAATCCATTCTGTTCATGCTGGAATCGAACCCTGGTCCTGGTCTGGGTATCCTGCTCGCTTACTGGCTGGTAGGTAAAGGTTCTGCTAAGTCTTCTGCACCGGGTGCTGTAATCATTCACTTCCTGGGCGGTATTCATGAAATCTACTTCCCTTACATCCTGATGAATCCTCGTCTGATTCTGGCTGTAATCGGTGGCGGTGTATCCGGTACAGCTACATTCCAGATGCTGGGTGCAGGTCTTGTAGCTTCTCCTTCGCCGGGCAGTATCTTTGCTTACTTCGCAATGACACCTAAGGGCGGTTACTTCCCGATGCTGGCCGGTGTAATTGTTGCCACAGTCGTTTCCTTCGCGCTTGCTGCCTTGCTTCTGAAGACAGTTAAGAAAAACGATGAAGAAGAAATGGATCTGGAAGAAGCAACAGCTAAGGTTAAAGACATGAAGGCTTCCGGAACTGCAGCACAAACTGCAGCAACTGCAACTGCTGCCGCTAATGTCCGCGCTAAAGGCAATGTGAACAAAATCGTCTTCGCTTGTGACGCAGGTATGGGTTCCAGTGCAATGGGTGCTTCCGTTCTGAGAAAGAAACTGCAAAGTGCAGGAGTCAACATTACGGTTGTTAACTCTGCTGTCAGTGAAATTCCTGCCGATGCTGATATCGTAATTACTCAGAAGACACTGACTGACCGGGCGATTGCGAGCAATCCAAGCGCTGAGCATATTTCAATTGACAACTTCCTGAAGAGTCCGAAATATGACGAGCTGGTTGAACGTTTGAAGTAA